CGGCAGTTGCGCTAGAGCTGGTGCGCCTGGCCCACCGCCGGGCCGCGGCCCTGGAAGCCGACTGGTTCGCCCTGACAGTGGAAACGCCAGGGCAGGCAGACCTTCCCTCCGAAAAGCAGGAAGCCCTCCGCCAGGCCTTTAAGTGGGCGGCCCAGCTGGGGGGGCAGGTGGTGCAGGCCGCCGGCGTCCGGGTGGGCCCGGAGATCCTCCGGTTTGCCCGGGAGAACCGCATCACCGCCCTTCTGGTGGGGCGGAGCCGGCGCCGCGGCTGGCGGCGGCTGTGGCGCCGGCCACTGGCAGATTATCTCCTGCGCCACAGCGGAGTGGAGGTCTGGGTGGCGCCGCTGCCGGCAGGGGAGTCCAAGAGGAGCGCGTCCCCCCATGTCCTGCCCCTGTCCCGCCGACTTCTGAGAGAATCCGGGCTGGCCGCCGCGGGGGTGGGGCTCACCAGCGCGGTGGCCGGGCTGGTCTCTCCCTGGCTCTCCTTCACCGGAGTGGTGCTCCTCTATCTCCTGGCCGTGGCGGTGCTCTCCGCGGTCCTGAGCCGGGGGCCCGCCCTTCTGGCAGCCGGAGCTGCGGTGGCGGCGGCGGACTTCCTCTTTGTGCCGGAATACTGGTCCTTCCGCATCGCCTATCCGGATTATGCCCTGACCTTGGTGGTCATGCTGGCGGTGAGTCTCATCATCAGCGGGCTCACGGCCCGCAGCCGCTTTCAGGCCCGGGTGGCCAGGCTGAGGGAGCGCCAGGCCGCGGCCATGTATGAATTGGGGCAGAAACTGAGCCTGGCGCCGGACCGGGAGACGCTTTTGGCCACCGCGGTGGCCCACCTGGAGGAGGTCTTTGAGGCCCGGGCCTCGGTGCTGCTGCCGGGAGGGGATAGGGAACTCAGGCTGGCGGCGGGGCCGCCGCTTCCCGAGGACGTGCGGGAGGCCATGGTGGCCCGCTGGGTCTACCGCCACCGCCACCCTGCCGGGGCCGGTACCGCCACCCTGCCGGCGGTCAAGGCCCTGTATGTGCCCCTGGGCCCGCCCCAGCAGCCGGTGGGGGTGCTGCGGGTGGAGCTGCCGGACAGGGGCATGGCCGCCTCGGAGATGCTGCCTCTCCTTCAGGGGCTGGCCCGGCAGGTGGGTCTGGCCCTGGAGCGAGAGGAGCTCTCCCGGCAGGCCCGGGCGGCCCAGGTGGAGGTGGAGGCGGAGCGGCTGCGCAACCTGCTGCTCAGCTCCGTGTCCCATGACCTGAAAACGCCCCTCACCGTGATTGCCGGTTCCGCCAGCACCCTGCTGGAGAATCCCGGGCTGGACGAGGCCACCAGGACGGAACTGGCCCACACCATCTATGAGGAGGCCCGCCGCCTGGACCGGCTGGTGCACAACCTCCTGGAGATGAGCCGCCTGCAGTCCGGGCGGGTGGAGTTGAACCGGGACTGGCATGACCTGGAGGAGGTGCTGGGAAGCGCCCTCAACCAGTTGGAGGCCCGGCTGCAGGGGCGGGCCCTGACGCTGGAGCTGGACCCCGACCTGCCGCTGGTGCACCTGGATGCCCTGCTCATCGAGCGGGTCTTCATCAACCTGTTGGACAACGCCCTCAAATACAGCCCCGAGGAGCGGCCCATCACCCTCAGGGCATTCCGGAGCAACGGGGAGGTGGTGGTGGAGGTGGCGGATCAGGGACCGGGTCTGCCCCCCGGAGCGGAGGCCAAGGTCTTCGACAAGTTTTACCAGGCGGCGCCGGGCAGCCACCGGGGCGTGGGGCTGGGCTTGAGTATCTGCCGCAGCATCGTGGAGATCCACGGCGGCCGCATGGAGGCGGCCAACCGGCCGGAAGGCGGGGCAGTCTTCCGCTTCAGCCTGCCCCTGGGGGAGAATGCCCCCGCCCACAGCCAGGAGATGCCCCCGCCGCAGGGGATCGTTCCATGAAGCCCCGGATTCTTTTAATCGAGGACGACGTCCATATAAGGCGGTTTTTGCGGGCCAGCCTGCCCACCCAGGGCTATGAGCTCCTGGAGGCGGCCGACGGCCGGGAGGGGCTGAGCTTAGCCGCTTCCCAGCCGGTGGAGGTCATCCTCCTGGACCTGGGCCTGCCGGACCTGGAGGGCATCGAGATCATCCGCCAGGTGCGCCAGTGGTCCCGGGTGCCCATCATCGTGCTTTCCGCCCGGGATCAGGAGCGGGAGAAGGTGATCACCCTGGATGCCGGTGCCGATGATTATCTCACCAAGCCCTTCGGGGTGGGGGAGCTCCTGGCCCGCATCCGGGTGGCCCTGCGCCGCTCCCTCCAGGACCGGGAGGGCCGGGATGAGAGTCTCTTCGAAGTGGGGAACATCCGGGTGGATCTGGAGAGGCGGCAAGTCTATCGGGCCGGGGAGGAAGTGCATCTCACCCCCACCGAATACAAGCTTCTCACCGTGCTCATCCGCCACGCCGGCAAGGTGGTGACCCACCGCCAGCTCCTCAAGGAGGTCTGGGGGCCCTCCTTTGTGGATCAGGGGGCATATTTGCGCATCTTTGTGCGCCATCTGCGGCGCAAGCTGGAGGACAATCCCGCCCGGCCGGCCTTCCTCCTCACCGACCCCGGGGTGGGCTACCGCCTTAGGGCCCCGGAGGAGTGAAGCAGGCAGCCGCAGGCGGAATTCATGAGGGGAGAAGGTAAGCCCAAATCGCCGAACCCCCTTCTGCCGGCGAGGTTTTTTTCCCTGAAGAATCCTGCCGCCCGCCTTTTTGGCCAGGCATCTCCCGATACGCAGGGGTTCCTGAAAAGGGAACCTCACGCTTCTCAGGCGCATCAAAAGTGGCAGGATGGGGGATGGACTGTAACAGCGATGCCTTGGCGAAACCTCCACGGCGCCAGCCAGTAACCCAGGGAGGAAAGAGGCGGTCTCAGCGGTCCGGCTTTTCAGAGTTTGGCTGGGCAGGGGTGTCGTCGGGGCATTGGCAGAGCCCGTGTTTGTGCACCAGCTGCCCCAGTTTGTGGCAATAGAGGGCCGAGAAGGTGCGGCAGGAGCCGGCCCCGTCCACCGCCTCGGCAGGGGGGAAGGAGGCCTCGGGGCAACTGAGATCGCACCAGCGGGGCATACCTCTCCTCCTTCTCGCGAATAATCTGTCATACCGGCCCCGGCCGGTTTGACGAGGGGAATGCCGAGGAAGCCTGGCCCTCCCCTGCCTTCGAGCTCCCCACCCTATTCCCCCGATAAGGGGTGGGGGGAGAGGGGGCAGGGGCCGGTGGTTCCTGGCCCCCTCTCCCCCAACAAATTATTTTACCAGCCAGAGCTGCCGCTGCCGCCGGCGCCAGACCTGATACAGCCGCCTCAGGTGCTGCCGGCGGTTGGCGGTCAGTTTCTGATACCCGAAATGTTCGATGATTTTTCGGAAGAAATACTCCTCTATCTCCCGATCGTCAAGGGAGGCGGGCAGTTTCCAGCGATCCATGAGGAGAAAGATTTCCCGGGGCGGGATCTCCTCCAGTTTGCGGAGGCCAGCGGGCCGCTCCACCACGGGAGGGCTGCCCGCCAGCCGTGCCACCTTGCCCTCGGGCTTCCGCTGCCCCAGCTCATCTTCCAGGACGATCTCCCCGGCCCGCACCAGGCTTCCCAAAGCCTCATCCAGCCGTCCCTTGAGTGCCTGTCCCAGCCGCCCCAGATCAGGGCATCCGGCCAAATAGAGGCGATACAGGAGAGGTAACGTAAGAGGGCCGTGAACCTCAATGATTTTCTTCAGGACGGCGGCCAGCTGAGGCAGGGAGGCCTCCCGGGGATCCGGGTATACCGCCAGCGGGGCGACCCCTGGAGCTTCCTCCTTCTCGGGCGTTTCCCCTTCTGAGGCTATGACCGCCGCTTCCGCTGCCGGGGGTTCGGGCTCTTCCGTGCCAGACTCCTCAGGCTCCGGGGATTCGCCCACCGGGTAGATACCCATGTCGTCACAGGCTTGGACAATCCGCGCCACCGCGCGGGAGCGGTCAGCATAAAACTCCGACTCCCGCAACCGGACAAACTGCCAGCCCACCCGCTCCAACTGGCGTTGCCGGGCCAGATCCGCCTCGTAGCGATCCGGCCCATGCCACGCTTCGCCATCACACTCCACCGCCAGACGTCGGTCGCCGCCCTCCACCACCAGGTCG
This genomic window from Desulfobaccales bacterium contains:
- a CDS encoding ATP-binding protein; its protein translation is MPLEGQVQPGDTFPPAEEGGRPRLLVCLPPAAVALELVRLAHRRAAALEADWFALTVETPGQADLPSEKQEALRQAFKWAAQLGGQVVQAAGVRVGPEILRFARENRITALLVGRSRRRGWRRLWRRPLADYLLRHSGVEVWVAPLPAGESKRSASPHVLPLSRRLLRESGLAAAGVGLTSAVAGLVSPWLSFTGVVLLYLLAVAVLSAVLSRGPALLAAGAAVAAADFLFVPEYWSFRIAYPDYALTLVVMLAVSLIISGLTARSRFQARVARLRERQAAAMYELGQKLSLAPDRETLLATAVAHLEEVFEARASVLLPGGDRELRLAAGPPLPEDVREAMVARWVYRHRHPAGAGTATLPAVKALYVPLGPPQQPVGVLRVELPDRGMAASEMLPLLQGLARQVGLALEREELSRQARAAQVEVEAERLRNLLLSSVSHDLKTPLTVIAGSASTLLENPGLDEATRTELAHTIYEEARRLDRLVHNLLEMSRLQSGRVELNRDWHDLEEVLGSALNQLEARLQGRALTLELDPDLPLVHLDALLIERVFINLLDNALKYSPEERPITLRAFRSNGEVVVEVADQGPGLPPGAEAKVFDKFYQAAPGSHRGVGLGLSICRSIVEIHGGRMEAANRPEGGAVFRFSLPLGENAPAHSQEMPPPQGIVP
- a CDS encoding response regulator; this translates as MKPRILLIEDDVHIRRFLRASLPTQGYELLEAADGREGLSLAASQPVEVILLDLGLPDLEGIEIIRQVRQWSRVPIIVLSARDQEREKVITLDAGADDYLTKPFGVGELLARIRVALRRSLQDREGRDESLFEVGNIRVDLERRQVYRAGEEVHLTPTEYKLLTVLIRHAGKVVTHRQLLKEVWGPSFVDQGAYLRIFVRHLRRKLEDNPARPAFLLTDPGVGYRLRAPEE